The Zalophus californianus isolate mZalCal1 chromosome X, mZalCal1.pri.v2, whole genome shotgun sequence genome window below encodes:
- the LOC118356529 gene encoding nuclear RNA export factor 3-like: MSTDRSALCTALPDKSTNISSILELFPKLLCLDSQDSPSPTSLSIAAHKRLPTCKGSFFGSDALKSLVLQFLQQYYSIYDSGDRQGLLGAYHDEACFSLAIPFNPEESAPSSLCKYFKESRNMKKLKDPFLRVQLLKHTKCDIMCSLCVLPQTQHDLSSFMVDMWFQTETMLCFSVNGVFKEVEGMSQDSVRAFTRTFIATPVSSYSLCIVNDDLFVKDANPKETQSTFSIPVPTPSCSSWPTLCQKQQEMGQTFSTQSGMNFQWSQK; this comes from the exons ATGAGTACCGATAGAAGTGCCCTGTGCACCGCCCTCCCTGATAAATCAACCAACATAAG CTCCATCCTGGAATTGTTTCCCAAGTTACTATGCCTG gaCAGCCAGGACTCACCTTCACCAACCAGCCTCAGTATTGCAGCCCACAAGAGGTTACCGACCTGCAAG GGAAGCTTCTTTGGATCTGATGCCCTGAAGAGTCTAGTCCTGCAATTCCTGCAGCA GTACTACTCGATCTACGACTCTGGAGACCGTCAGGGTCTCCTCGGTGCCTACCACGatgaggcctgcttctccctggccaTTCCCTTCAACCCCGAGGAGTCAGCCCC AAGCAGCCTGTGCAAATACTTCAAGGAAAGCAGGAATATGAAGAAGCTCAAGGACCCCT tCCTGCGTGTTCAGCTGCTGAAGCATACAAAATGTGACATCATGTGCTCCCTCTGTGTGCTGCCTCAAACTCAGCATGACCTCAGCTCCTTCATGGTGGACATGTGGTTCCAGACG GAGACGATGCTCTGCTTCTCTGTCAACGGGGTGTTCAAGGAAG TGGAAGGCATGTCTCAGGATTCTGTTCGTGCCTTCACCCGGACATTCATCGCTACCCCTGTCAGCAGTTACAG tctatGCATCGTGAATGATGATCTGTTTGTGAAGGACGCCAACCCCAAGGAGACCCAGAGCACATTCTCTATCCCAGTGCCCACACCCTCCTGCAGCTCCTGGCCCACCCTTTGCCAGAAGCAGCAGGAAATGGGGCAGACTTTCTCCACCCAGTCTGGGATGAATTTCCAGTGGTCTCAGAA GTAA